A segment of the uncultured Desulfobulbus sp. genome:
ATGGCGGAGAGCAGGCCATCGGTAACGGCAGGACTGCTCGGGGTGCCGCGATGGTCAACCACAAAGCGGGGTTCGTCCGCAGAGCCGTCTGCAAGGGGGCAGACCAGGGTGATGCGGCGGCCGGAGTGCATCGATTCGAGCAGGCGACGGAAGACATCGCGGTTGGTGTCGCTCGGGGCGATGTACTCGAGGAAAATTTCCATTTTGCCGCCGCAGATCATGTCGGTGTTGGCGGCCATGGAGTTGGTGAGATCAAAGGTCTTGCGCAGGGATTTCTTGCCGTCGAAGCAGAGGGCCGCCTCTTCGATGGCCAGTGCTTCGACCTGGCCGCCACCGATGGTGCCGCCGATGCGACCATCACGAAGGATGATCATTTTGGCCCCAGCCAGGCGTGGGGTGGAGCCGGATTGGCTGGAAATGGTGACCAGGACCAGGTCCTGTGCGTCACCAAGGGTGGTGCAGATCTGTTGAATCAGTTTTTTCATGGCAAGATGTCCTTACGATGGTCTTCAAGCGTGCGTTTAGCCGGGTGGATATCGGTCTCGGGCGGTGCTTCAAAAAACAGGCTGAGGCCTTCAAGGGCTGGAACGCGGGATAAAAGTTCGTGTGCCGTCTGCTGCCACAGTTCGCTTCTGCTGGGCAGGAGCTTCAGGCGAAAACGGAGCTGTTCACGGGCGTCGTCTCGTTCAAGGCAAGCGTCGTAATCGAGCAGGCCAGGAAGGGGGAAAAGGGCCTCGTCGAGGTCGTGCAGGTTCAGCTGGCTGCCATTGTTGAGGATGCAGACCTGGTTGATGCGTCCACGAACCTGATCTAGGCGGCGGATGAGGCTGCCGCAGGGGCAGGTTCCCGGGAGGATGCGCCCCAGGTCGCCTGTGCGATAACGGATCAGGGGCATGGCTTTTCGGGTCAGGGTGGTGAAGACGATCTCCCCCCACTGGCCGTCGGCCAAAGGCTTGGTCGTTTTCGGATCAACGATCTCGAACAGGAGATCGGCCTCGCGCAGGTGGCAGCCGCAGTGGGCCCCGCAGTCGACACCGCCCCCCAGGCCGGTCTCGGTGGTGCCGTAATGGGTGAAGACTTCACAGCCGAGCAGGACTTTGATCTCCGCACTGAGGCTCTGGGGAATATAGTCCGAGCAGAGGAGGACGGATCGGATTTGGCCCAAGGATAGCTGGAGGAATTCGGCCATCCGCGCAATGGCGAGTATCTGCACCGGAAAGCCGACCAGGACATCGGGCTTGAGTTTCGCCAGGGCACGCGCCGCTTCGTCGGGATGGGTGACAAGGCCGACGATATGGCTGCTGACCTGGAAGCGTTCCAGGGCACGGGCGAGCAGATGGCCGGTGGAATCCGGGGTTGCTCCGGGCAGGAGAATGGCCACGCTCTGGCCGGGATCGACCATGTGCTGCATGCCCAGATGAAAAAAATCCAGTGTATGGTCAAGATCTTCGGCCGTAAAAAAGAGCCGTTTGGGGGCGCCGGTGGTCCCGGAGCTGTGCATGGTGATGATGCGGGCCACCTCATCCTGGCTGACGCAGACCATTTTCGCGCCTGAGGCACGCAGATCGTTTTCGTCGATCAGCGGCAGGGCGGCAATATCCTCCATCGAGACGATGGATTCCGGCTGAATTCCCTGGAGATGCCGGCAATAGAACGAAGATCGACCCTGGCAATAGGCCACCTGGTGCCGCAGACGATCAAGCTGCCAGGCCTCGATGGTCTGCCGCGAAAGGGGCAGAGCGCGATGGCCGATGGCGCCGGTAACGAGAGTCTCCAGAGTGGTGAGCTTCATGGCCGCGGCACTCCGCGATAGAGCGGTTCGCCCTGGTGGGAGGTCAGGTTGTAGGCGCAGAAGGGCACAAGGTTGCCCTCCGGCGAGACAATATGGATGCAGCAGCCCCGCAGCCGTTCCAGGTCCAGATTCCAGACGTCCTGGAAGGCCATGGCCGACAGGGAAAAGGTGTGAGTGCGGGCGCGGGCGAGAAAACGGTCGAAGTCGTCCATGGGTGCGGATTGGTCGTTGCACCCGCATCCGCCGTTTGTGGTCATGGCCAGGGAGGGCAGGGACCATTGGCGGGCGGTGAAATTGACGCTTTTTTCCCGGCCTTCCAGAGCCGAAATCACCATGGGTTCGCCGGTGGTGCAGCAGGCAGAACCACCGCCGAGCGGCATCAGCTGGCCGTCATCGCGAACCATGAAGTTACCGTGAAAGGAGCACAGGGCATGTTCGCAGGCAGGTGGCGAAAAATGCTCCCGGCCTATCTTGCCGTCGCTTTGAGTTTCGATCAGCTCGATGACTTCGGGTAGGGTGAGCCGGTCATGATCGGCTGGAGGTTGCGGAAATCGGCCAAAATAGGAAATCGGCTGGAAATGGACGCCGCGCACGGTGGGCGCAAATCGTGCACCGTAGGCAATGATGTCACCAACTTCATGGGTATTGATGCCGGGAACGAGGGTCGGCACGAGCACAACGCCGAGACCTGCCTCGCCGCAGTTGAGAATCGCCTGCTCCTTGATGGTGCGCAGGTCGCGGCCCCGCAGGGCGAGGTGGGTGGCGCTGCTCAAACCGTCGAATTGGAGGAAGACCGAGGAGAGTCCGGCTTGCTTGAGGTTTTTTGCATAGCTGCTGTTTGCTGCGAGTTTGATGCCGTTGGTGTTGAGCTGGATAAAGGAGAATCCTTTTTCGCGGCCAAGGGAAATAATCTCCGCGAGATCCTCGCGCATGGTAGGCTCACCGCCGGAGAGCTGGATGTTGCTCGGCCCGGAACCGGCCATGACCCGGTCGTAGAGCAGACCAATCCGTTTAAGGTCGGGCCCTGGATCCGGCTGCTCGTCACCGGCATCGGCGAAACAGACCGGGCAGCGCAGGTTGCAGCGGGAGGTGATCTCGATCAGGGCGGTGCAGGTGTGCTGGCCATGGTCGGGGCAGAGGCCGCAGTCAAAGGGACAGCCACGGTCAATTCCGGTAAAGGCCTGGCGGGGTGCGGAGGGTTTTTTTGGCCGAAGCCAGGTGGAAAACGGAACGCTCCCCCGCCAGATTACGGTACGAAAGGTCCCATGGTCGGGACACCGTTTGACCAGATAGACCGCGTCGCCCTGTTGTTCACGGATTGCTGCGACCCGTTTCAGGCAGACAGGGCACAAACTGGTCGTTGAGGACAGCAGCTCGATGGAACGGTCAAAAGTTCTTTGCTTGTTCTCTAGGCAGGCTCGGGTCAATGTCGTTCTCCGTTAAGATACCAAGAATGATCTCCCGGGCACGCAGCATGATATCACCGCAGACCTCGGGCTTGCGCCCCCCCTGATGGGTAACGATATCCTCGCAGCGGATACCGCCCCACTCGGTGGCGCTGCTCTTGAACCAGTCCATGAACTGGGAGAGCATAATCGGGTAGCAGTCCAGCGGTTGTTCCACGTCGCTGCCTTTGGCCGCATAGAGCGAGAGCACGCAGGCCGCACCGCTGGCGACCCCGCAGAGATCCCCGCAGCCGGAACCCTCGCAGAGGCCGGCCATGGCACGGACCAGGGGGGGATTCTCCTCCCCCATATCCTCCAGGCTCAGCAGCATCATGATCTGGCTGCAGCAGTAGCCTTGTCCATTGAGCTGCATGATGCGCAGGGCGGTTTCATCCATGGAAGCCTCCTTTTTCGGCAACCAGCACGTAGTAGCCAAGCGGTGCGGTGGCGAGGGCGCAGCTGGTGCGCTGTGCCGCCTCTTTTTCCATGAACAGGGACCAGAATTTTTCCAGACTGCCGTAGGAAAAGATGATCTGGCCGGCCAGCTGTTTGAGCAGGTCGGAGCGATCGCGGAGCAGGGTCAGGGAGTAACCGGCCTGGTGAAGACCATCGGTGATGGTCTCCAAGGGCAGGGCACGGCTGATGCAGCTTTTGAGTTCCGGCAGCCGTGCCTGCAAAGAGAGTTGCTTGCAGTAGATGTCGGTGAGGATGAGCTTGCCCTCGGGCTTGAGTACCCGGTGCATCTCGCGTAGGCTCCTGTCCATGTCTTCGGTCAAAGAGAGCACGCATTCACAGAGCACGCCGTCAAAGCTTTCATCCGCGCAGGGCAGGGCGGTTGCGCCCCCTTGGAGGAGTTCGGCCATGGGGGCCTGTTGAGCGGCTTTTGCCAGCATCGAGGGCGATGGATCGATCCCGGTGGGGTGCAGGGCAAAGTGACGGGCCATGAGCTCCAGGCTGTGTCCCGGGCCGCAGCCGATATCGAGTACCGCGGCGCCCTGGGCAAAGTTGCAGAACGTCAGCAACTCACGGGTCAGCTCTTTGCCGCCGGGGCGCAAGGTGCCTCCGGTCAGCGCCTGCAGTTCATCCTGCTCATACAGCTCCACAGGTTCACTGGTTCTGAAAAGACAGTTGCTCTGCATCTTATTTATCTTCCAGGAGTTGTTCCACTTCGAGCATCTTGCCGGTGGCCAGGGATTCGGGCACAAAGGTGAAGCCGCACTTCGGGCAGGCCATGAGCTCGACATGAAAGGCGGACTTGAGGTAGTTCACCTGGACCTTGGTCGGTTGCAGCGGCTGCTGACATTCGGCACAGAGCCAATCGATATCCTCGACAAAAGAAAACTGACTCATTTTTGGTCCTCCGGCAGAATCATGCGATGACTGTAGCCATTGTGCACCAGGTAGCCATCGTCAGTGGGCTCATATTCAACCCAGTAGGTGACCCGTATTGGTCTGAACTTGGCCAGACGGTGGCGATGATTGGCGCTGATCAGATATTTGCCCGTGCTCTCAGCGTAGTGGATTACTTTTTGGACGTCTTCTGCCAGGATCAGACGGCTGTTGAGCAACTCTTCCACTTCCTCGCTGACGAGCAGTTTACGTGCTGTGTGATCGGGACGTGTAGCCCCCTTCTCCTGCCACAATTCGGCCAACAGCTCGCTTTTCAGGCGAGCGCGGTTTTCATGACGTCGGGAATAGCCGGGGTTTGTCCGGCTTAAGGGATTCTGTTCCGTCGATGCAAAGAGGTAGTCCAGGAGGTGGGCGACAGGTCGTCCATGGGCGGCCAGGTTGTCGCGGCACATGGCGCAGTAGGCGAGGCCGTCAAGCTCACTTCGTTTGGCCTTCTGGGCAACCGCTTTTTGCCCAAGGGGCCGGTTGGCAAACTGCATCAACCCGCCGTAGCCGCAACAGTCGGCCATTTCGCCGCTATACTCATGCTCGACCACCTCGATGCCGATTTTCGCACAGAGACTGCGGACGCTGTCGCGGAGATCTTGTTGATCGCGGGCGGTGCAGGGATCGTGTAAGGTGAGCGGCTTGGCAGGTTTGGTCGTGCCTTCGGGGAGATCGAGCGTATCGAGCACCTCCCACAGCGAGATGGATTTGACATTGGGGGCAAATTCTTGAAACACCGACAGGCAGGAAGAGCAGGCCGTCACCACCGTCGGGTTGCCAATCCGTTCCACCTCTGCCTGAAAGGAGTGCATCGTCTCTTGGAAAAGTGCGGTCCTGCCGGCCCAGTGGGCGGGAATGCCGCAGCAGCCGAGCATCAGGCCAACGCCGCCTTCAAGATTGCTGCAGAGAAATCCATAGGTTTGTTTGACCGTATCCGGGGCAGAGCCTGCGAGTTGACAGCCCGGATAAAAGACAAATGCACTCGTCTCGGTACCGGGTTGGTGTCGAACAAGGCTGCAGTATTCGCTGAGGCTGAACTGCATGTCCTCGAGGGCGAAATCATGGGGCGAGGGCGGCATGTGGCCATCGTCGAACAACTCCACCCGGGCGGTTCGGCAGACTTCGGCAACGGGAAAATCGTTGGGGCAGATGACCGAGCACTGGCCGCAGAGGCTGCAGGCGTTTATCATCTTGTTCGCTGCCCTGGTTCCCTGGACAATGGTCTTGCTGTTGAAAATTTTCCGGGTCCAGGTTTTGGGATACTCGTTGTATTCCTGGAGATAGACACACTGCTTGACGCATTCCAGGCATTCACATTGAATGCAGCGTCCTGCCTCCTGCCGGGCCTCTTCGGGGGTATAGCCGTTTTGCGGTTGGGCTGGAGTCACTTCGGCAAGCGGCGCAACATCGGCAATGGAGGTGTACATCCGCGTGGCGCAGGCGCCTTCTTTTTCCCGTTGCGCCGTCATCGACACGTGCTGGATATGCCGTTCAATGGAGAGGGCGGCCCGTCGTCCCTGTTCCGCCTGGTGAACCGCTGAGAAGGTGGAACCGGGGAGAACACCACCACCGCCAAAGCAGCCCGACCGCTCAAGGGCCAAGCTGATCGGATCGTTGCACTCGGCGCTCAAGGGGAGGAGGGCGGCGTCAAAATCGTCCCAGTCACAGTAGATGGCATCATTGCCCTCCAGCAGGGACGCAACGCTTTCCCGGTCAAGGACGGCCCCCGTTTGGATGGTGACTCCATAGTGAGCAAGGGTTGCTTCCGCCTGGGAAAAGGTCTCCCTGGGGAGAAGCGCTTCATCCATGGACCGCAGCGTTCCGCCGATGGCGGTGCTTGCGGTGATGAGCATTGCCGGTCGTCCCTTGCGGCTGAGATCCAGGGCTGCCGTCATCCCCGAAAGGCCAGCGCCAAGAACGACGATTTTTCCTCCTTTGGCCGGTAATTTGGGCAGCTTGATAACGGTATTGGTTGAATCAACACAGAATTGCTCCAATTGACCAATGGCAAGGGGAGCATCGATTTCGACACGCTTGCAGTGCGATCGGCATGGCTGGTCGCAAATTCTCCCGAGAATTTCGGGAAAGGGCATGGTTCGGTCCAGAATTCTTCGTGCACCACGCGTGTCCCCTTTGGCGAGGCTGGCCATGAAGGCGCGAACGTCGACATGAACCGGGCAGGCCGCGGTACAAAAGGGATATTCTTCTTGAATACATTTGGATTCAAGTTCTCTGAGTTGGGTTTGGTCCATGGTCTGTTGCGTGAGGAAGAAGTGAGCGAAAAAAAGGGAGGCAAGATAGGTACATCTTGGCCTCCCTATTTTTACATCAACAATGCACTACAAAAGTTGTCTTACACTGTTCGCCCTTATTTGGGCATGGCGGCCAGAACCTTCTCCGGACGTGCCGGGAGGTGACGGCACCAGGCGCCGCAGGCGTTGTGGATGGCATTGATGACCGCGCAGTGGGGAGCGGTCAGCGGCATCTCACCAACACCGGAGGCTCCGAAGGGGCCGTCGGGACGCGGGGACTCAACATACATGATCTCCATGTTGTCCGGAATATCCTTGCAGTAGGGGATACCTGCGCCGGCCATGGTGGAGTGCTTCTTGATGTCCTCGAAGTCCTCGGTCAGGGCCAGGCCGATACCCTGAGCCATACCGCCGTAGATCTGGCCGTCAACAACCAGCTTGTTGACAACGGTTCCGACATCGGCAACGCAGGAGATCGACTCAACCGTGGTTTTTCCGGTGGCAACCTCTACCGCTACCGTGGACAGGAACACGCCGTACATGTAGCAGCAGAAGGGATTCCCCTGTCCGTTGGCATCGCAGTCGCTGGCAGGAGCGGTCCACTTGCCGTTGATTCTGGTGGGGATGCCCTCAGCCACCATCTCATCATAGGTGCGGTACGATCCATCAGCCTTGGTCATGGCTTTGATCAACTCCTCGCAACCAACACGGATCGAGTTGCCGGTCACAACCTGGCTGCGGCTACCGCCGGCAGGTCCGGAGTTGGGGCACTTGGAGGTGTCGTTCATCACCAGCTTGATCTGGTCAGGGCTCAGGCCAAGCGGACGCAGTGCCTCGTGGGCGGTGGCCAGGGTACCCATGTCAGCGCCCTGTCCATGATCTTCCCAGCAATTGAAGATGGTCACGGTACCGTCTGCATTGAGCTGTACATCACTCTCAGAAGTATCGGGGCCGTCCAGACCGGCACCGTAGACACCAATGGCGATACCCACACCTTTCTTGATGGTATCGGTGGACTCGGCAGCTACGCGTTTTTTGGCCTCCTCGTATTTGGGACGAATCTTGTCCATCATCTCAGGCAGGGAGTAAACCTCGGGATCCTGGCCTGTCGGGGTGGTGGAACCTTTGCGGTAGACGTTTTTGTAGCGCAGTTCGAACGGATCCATGCCCAGCTTCTCAGCCAGCTCGTCCATCAAAACCTCGGACGGGAACTCGGACTCGGGGGCACCGTATCCGCGGAAGGCTGCACCCCATGCATGGTTGGTGGCAACGGTACGCCCTTCACCACGGATGTTCTTGATATCGTAACCTGCACCGATGTACTGGGCACCACGCAGGGTCAGGAGGTCGCCGAACTCGGAGTAGGGGCCATGATCAACGGACCAGTCGGTCTCCATACCCAGCAGCTGACCATCCTTGGTGGATGCAAGCTTGACGTTGGTCCAGAACGGAGAACGTTTACCGGTGTAGATCTGCTGCTGGGCGTAATCGTAGCAGAGGTAGACCGGGCGTTTGGTGGCCATGGCGGCGGCGCCGACCAGGGCTTCCATGGTGGGGCTGAACTTGTAACCGAAGGTTCCACCGGTATTGTTCTGCACCAGGGCGATGTTCTCCGGCTCAACGCCCAAACCAGGGGCGATCATGTACAGGTGCAGGTGCAGACCGATGGATTTGGAGTGAATCATCAACTTGCCGTCCTCGTCATAGTAGGCGAATCCGACATCAGGTTCGATGGGCAGATGCGGCTGACGGCTGGTATAGTAATCACCCTCGATGGTTACCTCAGCTTTTTCAAAGATGGGAGCGGTCTCTTCACCCTTGGCGATTTTCTGGATGTAGTAGATGTTGGGGGTGCCGGGGTGGATCTCGATGGCATCGGGCTCCATGGCCGCGGGAGCGCTCATGTACGCGGGAAGCTCTTCCAGCTCTACCTTCACCTTGGCAGCGGCGGCCTTGGCATTTTTCTCGGTGTCGGCACAGACGATGGCGATGGCGTCACCGGTCTGGAAGACCTTGGTATCGCAGAGGATCGGACGCTCCCAACCATCACCCAGGTTGCTGGGGAAGGTGATCAGACCGGTGATGCGGTTTTTGCCCTGAACGTCTTTGTGGGTAACAACCTTGAATACGCCGGGCATCTTCTCCGCTTCTGAGGTGTCGATGGAGAGAATGTTTGCATGAGGAACTTCGGCCTGGACCAGGGCGCACTGCAGGGTGTTCTCAGGAAGGCTGAGGGCAAGGTCTGCACCGAAGTCCCAGGTACCGGTAACTTTGGCAGTGGCGCTCGGACGCGGCATGTTGGTGCCAAGCACTTTACCGTCTTCAGGAAGCTGGTAGGCCAGATCCTTCATGGTCATTTTGCCATTGAGCACCTTGACCGCATCCATGACCGCATCGACCAGCGGTTTGTAACCGGTACAACGGCAGGCGTTTTTGTGTTTCTGGAACCAGTCGCGGACATCTTCACGCGAAGGATCTGCATTCTCGTCCAGCAATGCTTTGGCAGAAACGATAAAACCGGGGGTACAGAAACCGCACTGAGCTGCGCCATGGAGCATCCAGGCTGCCTGCAGTGCATGAAGAGCGGTGGGGGTTCCGATACCTTCTATGGTGGTGATGGAAGCACCATCGGGTACACGGTTCATTTTGGTGATACAGGATCGGATCAGCTTGCCGTCCATGATCACGTTACACGCACCACACTGTCCTTTGCCGCAACCGACCTTGGTACCGGTCAGGTGCAGGTTTTTACGAATGACATCGGACAACAGTTCAGAGCTATCGGCCATTACCGTGCGCTCAATACCGTTCACTAGCAACTTCTTTTTCTGCATGAGTGACTCCCATGAAATTTGTGAGTGAACCAATACGGGGTTACCGTATTTTGTGAACAAAACAAAAAATGCCAGACACCAACGATTCGCTTTCCTGCCGGTGAAAACGAGTCGAAGCTGTCTGGCCTGTGCGGGGATGAAAAACCGTTGGCATGAGACATACCCGCGCATTTGGGGCTGATGGAGCGTTGTTTCATCATTCTCCGGTCATTTCATTCAGGAATCGAGGCGCAGGGACACAAGGAGTAAAGCCCCTGCGCCTCTCATCCAATTTTTTTCGTGGAGAAACGCGGGACGCGTTACCGCGTCCCGCAACGCCAACCACAGCGTAACTCGTAGGAAGGCCGGTGAAGCCCACACAGGCCAAGTTCAGGGATAACAGGGGCAGGCTCCACCGGCATTTTGTCTGGGTGATCATCTGAACCGTTGGACCTTGTTCGAGAGGGGGAAGAGTGGTCCACCGCAGATAATCATCCATGAAATTTATGGACCTTGGATGCGTCGTCTCGGTTTTGTAGACAGTCAAGGGGAGGGATGCAACTCGCCTCCCCCTGACAATCTCTAGAATAACCTACCGCTACGCAAAGCTCTTACAGAGCGTTGGTGTAGATGGCTTTTACGTCAGCATCTTTCGGACGACGCGGGTTGGTCAGACCGCAGGCGTCCTTCTGGGCATTGCCGACCATGGTGTCGATGTCGGAAGCCTTGACCTCTTTGCCATAACGTTTGCCAAGCTCGATCAGACCAGCCGGGATACCGATGTCGGCAGAGAGTTTCTTGATGGCATCCAGAGCCAACTCGGCGGCATCACGCGGAGCCAGACCTTCGGTGTTCTCGCCCATGAGCTGAGCGATCTTCACAAAGCGGTCGATCTTGGCGATCAGGTTGAACTTCTCTACGTGGGGCAGGAGGATGGCATTGCATTCGCCATGGGGCAGGTCATAGAAACCACCCAGCTGATGAGCCATGGCATGAACGTGACCAAGGCTGGCGTTGTTGAAGGCCATACCGGCCAGGTACTGGGCAAAGCACATACCTTCGCGGGCCTCGATGTCGGCTCCGTTGGCAACGGCAGGACGGAGGTACTTGGCGATCAACTCGATGGCTTTCTCGGCAGCAGAGTCGGTCATCGGGGTGGCGATGGTGGAAACGTACGCCTCGACAGCGTGGGTCAGGGCGTCCATACCGGTGGCTGCGGTCAGTGCCGGCGGCATGCCAACCATCAGTTCGGGATCGTCGACAGCGATACCCGGGGTTACACGCCAGTCAACGATGGCCATCTTTACGTGACGGGACAGGTCGGTGATGATGCAGAAACGGGTCATCTCCGAAGCGGTGCCAGCGGTGGTGTTGACGGCCAGGTAGGGAGGCATCGGCTTGGTGGATTTGTCCACGCCCTCGAAGTCATGGATCTTGCCGCCGTTGGCAACAACCAGACCAACACCCTTACCGCAGTCATGGGAGGAACCGCCGCCCAGGGTGATCAGGGAGTCGCAACCTTCTTTCTTGTAGATGTCAACGCCGTCGTGAACGTTCTTGTCGGTGGGATTCGGGATTGTTTCGTCATAGACAACGTAACCCATACCTGCAGCGTCCAGCAGATCGGTGATAACTTTGGTGATACCGGCACCGGTGATGCCTTTGTCGGTGACGATCAACGGCTTGGAACCGCCAAGCGCCTTGATTTTGTCGGGGATCTGTTTGGAAGCACCAATGCCGATGAGGGTTACAGAAGGAAT
Coding sequences within it:
- a CDS encoding DVU_1553 family AMP-dependent CoA ligase, whose protein sequence is MKLTTLETLVTGAIGHRALPLSRQTIEAWQLDRLRHQVAYCQGRSSFYCRHLQGIQPESIVSMEDIAALPLIDENDLRASGAKMVCVSQDEVARIITMHSSGTTGAPKRLFFTAEDLDHTLDFFHLGMQHMVDPGQSVAILLPGATPDSTGHLLARALERFQVSSHIVGLVTHPDEAARALAKLKPDVLVGFPVQILAIARMAEFLQLSLGQIRSVLLCSDYIPQSLSAEIKVLLGCEVFTHYGTTETGLGGGVDCGAHCGCHLREADLLFEIVDPKTTKPLADGQWGEIVFTTLTRKAMPLIRYRTGDLGRILPGTCPCGSLIRRLDQVRGRINQVCILNNGSQLNLHDLDEALFPLPGLLDYDACLERDDAREQLRFRLKLLPSRSELWQQTAHELLSRVPALEGLSLFFEAPPETDIHPAKRTLEDHRKDILP
- a CDS encoding radical SAM (seleno)protein TrsS; this encodes MTRACLENKQRTFDRSIELLSSTTSLCPVCLKRVAAIREQQGDAVYLVKRCPDHGTFRTVIWRGSVPFSTWLRPKKPSAPRQAFTGIDRGCPFDCGLCPDHGQHTCTALIEITSRCNLRCPVCFADAGDEQPDPGPDLKRIGLLYDRVMAGSGPSNIQLSGGEPTMREDLAEIISLGREKGFSFIQLNTNGIKLAANSSYAKNLKQAGLSSVFLQFDGLSSATHLALRGRDLRTIKEQAILNCGEAGLGVVLVPTLVPGINTHEVGDIIAYGARFAPTVRGVHFQPISYFGRFPQPPADHDRLTLPEVIELIETQSDGKIGREHFSPPACEHALCSFHGNFMVRDDGQLMPLGGGSACCTTGEPMVISALEGREKSVNFTARQWSLPSLAMTTNGGCGCNDQSAPMDDFDRFLARARTHTFSLSAMAFQDVWNLDLERLRGCCIHIVSPEGNLVPFCAYNLTSHQGEPLYRGVPRP
- a CDS encoding DVU_1555 family C-GCAxxG-C-C protein; translation: MDETALRIMQLNGQGYCCSQIMMLLSLEDMGEENPPLVRAMAGLCEGSGCGDLCGVASGAACVLSLYAAKGSDVEQPLDCYPIMLSQFMDWFKSSATEWGGIRCEDIVTHQGGRKPEVCGDIMLRAREIILGILTENDIDPSLPREQAKNF
- a CDS encoding DVU_1556 family methyltransferase; the protein is MELYEQDELQALTGGTLRPGGKELTRELLTFCNFAQGAAVLDIGCGPGHSLELMARHFALHPTGIDPSPSMLAKAAQQAPMAELLQGGATALPCADESFDGVLCECVLSLTEDMDRSLREMHRVLKPEGKLILTDIYCKQLSLQARLPELKSCISRALPLETITDGLHQAGYSLTLLRDRSDLLKQLAGQIIFSYGSLEKFWSLFMEKEAAQRTSCALATAPLGYYVLVAEKGGFHG
- a CDS encoding DVU_1557 family redox protein translates to MSQFSFVEDIDWLCAECQQPLQPTKVQVNYLKSAFHVELMACPKCGFTFVPESLATGKMLEVEQLLEDK
- a CDS encoding pyridine nucleotide-disulfide oxidoreductase/dicluster-binding protein; translation: MDQTQLRELESKCIQEEYPFCTAACPVHVDVRAFMASLAKGDTRGARRILDRTMPFPEILGRICDQPCRSHCKRVEIDAPLAIGQLEQFCVDSTNTVIKLPKLPAKGGKIVVLGAGLSGMTAALDLSRKGRPAMLITASTAIGGTLRSMDEALLPRETFSQAEATLAHYGVTIQTGAVLDRESVASLLEGNDAIYCDWDDFDAALLPLSAECNDPISLALERSGCFGGGGVLPGSTFSAVHQAEQGRRAALSIERHIQHVSMTAQREKEGACATRMYTSIADVAPLAEVTPAQPQNGYTPEEARQEAGRCIQCECLECVKQCVYLQEYNEYPKTWTRKIFNSKTIVQGTRAANKMINACSLCGQCSVICPNDFPVAEVCRTARVELFDDGHMPPSPHDFALEDMQFSLSEYCSLVRHQPGTETSAFVFYPGCQLAGSAPDTVKQTYGFLCSNLEGGVGLMLGCCGIPAHWAGRTALFQETMHSFQAEVERIGNPTVVTACSSCLSVFQEFAPNVKSISLWEVLDTLDLPEGTTKPAKPLTLHDPCTARDQQDLRDSVRSLCAKIGIEVVEHEYSGEMADCCGYGGLMQFANRPLGQKAVAQKAKRSELDGLAYCAMCRDNLAAHGRPVAHLLDYLFASTEQNPLSRTNPGYSRRHENRARLKSELLAELWQEKGATRPDHTARKLLVSEEVEELLNSRLILAEDVQKVIHYAESTGKYLISANHRHRLAKFRPIRVTYWVEYEPTDDGYLVHNGYSHRMILPEDQK
- a CDS encoding molybdopterin-dependent aldehyde oxidoreductase codes for the protein MQKKKLLVNGIERTVMADSSELLSDVIRKNLHLTGTKVGCGKGQCGACNVIMDGKLIRSCITKMNRVPDGASITTIEGIGTPTALHALQAAWMLHGAAQCGFCTPGFIVSAKALLDENADPSREDVRDWFQKHKNACRCTGYKPLVDAVMDAVKVLNGKMTMKDLAYQLPEDGKVLGTNMPRPSATAKVTGTWDFGADLALSLPENTLQCALVQAEVPHANILSIDTSEAEKMPGVFKVVTHKDVQGKNRITGLITFPSNLGDGWERPILCDTKVFQTGDAIAIVCADTEKNAKAAAAKVKVELEELPAYMSAPAAMEPDAIEIHPGTPNIYYIQKIAKGEETAPIFEKAEVTIEGDYYTSRQPHLPIEPDVGFAYYDEDGKLMIHSKSIGLHLHLYMIAPGLGVEPENIALVQNNTGGTFGYKFSPTMEALVGAAAMATKRPVYLCYDYAQQQIYTGKRSPFWTNVKLASTKDGQLLGMETDWSVDHGPYSEFGDLLTLRGAQYIGAGYDIKNIRGEGRTVATNHAWGAAFRGYGAPESEFPSEVLMDELAEKLGMDPFELRYKNVYRKGSTTPTGQDPEVYSLPEMMDKIRPKYEEAKKRVAAESTDTIKKGVGIAIGVYGAGLDGPDTSESDVQLNADGTVTIFNCWEDHGQGADMGTLATAHEALRPLGLSPDQIKLVMNDTSKCPNSGPAGGSRSQVVTGNSIRVGCEELIKAMTKADGSYRTYDEMVAEGIPTRINGKWTAPASDCDANGQGNPFCCYMYGVFLSTVAVEVATGKTTVESISCVADVGTVVNKLVVDGQIYGGMAQGIGLALTEDFEDIKKHSTMAGAGIPYCKDIPDNMEIMYVESPRPDGPFGASGVGEMPLTAPHCAVINAIHNACGAWCRHLPARPEKVLAAMPK
- a CDS encoding iron-containing alcohol dehydrogenase, whose product is MAVREEVYGYFIPSVTLIGIGASKQIPDKIKALGGSKPLIVTDKGITGAGITKVITDLLDAAGMGYVVYDETIPNPTDKNVHDGVDIYKKEGCDSLITLGGGSSHDCGKGVGLVVANGGKIHDFEGVDKSTKPMPPYLAVNTTAGTASEMTRFCIITDLSRHVKMAIVDWRVTPGIAVDDPELMVGMPPALTAATGMDALTHAVEAYVSTIATPMTDSAAEKAIELIAKYLRPAVANGADIEAREGMCFAQYLAGMAFNNASLGHVHAMAHQLGGFYDLPHGECNAILLPHVEKFNLIAKIDRFVKIAQLMGENTEGLAPRDAAELALDAIKKLSADIGIPAGLIELGKRYGKEVKASDIDTMVGNAQKDACGLTNPRRPKDADVKAIYTNAL